A single region of the Corallococcus caeni genome encodes:
- a CDS encoding L-serine ammonia-lyase, protein MPVSVFDLFKIGIGPSSSHTVGPMRAARMFVVGLSDAGLLERVTRLKVELFGSLGATGKGHGSDKAVLLGLRGDTPEDVDVELVPSIVAHWRAEGRVSLLQRLVLPFRDGEHLVMHKRKVLPYHPNGMRFSAFGEGGESLACRIYYSVGGGFVVDEQATAGADPLRAQNASVPLPFKSAAELLEHCERERLSISSVMLRNELATRSEEDIRAGLLRIWAVMQACVTRGCTTGGILPGGLKVERRAAAMYQRLLSRPEAGLTNPLTVLDWVNLYALAVNEENAAGGRVVTAPTNGAAGIIPAVLHYYWRFVPGANADGVVRFLLTAGAIGALYKENASISGAEVGCQGEVGSACSMAAGALAEVLGGTPLQVENAAEIAMEHNLGLTCDPIGGLVQVPCIERNAMASVKAINAVRMALSGDGRHFVSLDKVIKTMRDTGRDMKDKYKETARGGLAVNVLEVANLSVGLPEC, encoded by the coding sequence ATGCCTGTCAGCGTCTTCGACCTCTTCAAGATTGGGATTGGACCCTCCAGCTCGCACACGGTGGGGCCCATGCGGGCGGCCCGCATGTTCGTGGTGGGGCTGTCGGACGCAGGGCTCCTGGAGCGCGTGACGCGGCTGAAGGTGGAGCTGTTCGGTTCGCTGGGCGCGACGGGCAAGGGGCACGGCAGCGACAAGGCGGTGCTCCTGGGCCTGCGCGGCGACACGCCGGAGGACGTGGACGTGGAGCTGGTGCCGTCCATCGTCGCGCACTGGCGCGCGGAGGGGCGCGTGTCGCTGCTCCAGCGGCTGGTGCTCCCCTTCCGCGACGGCGAGCACCTGGTGATGCACAAGCGCAAGGTGCTGCCCTACCACCCCAACGGCATGCGCTTCAGCGCGTTCGGCGAGGGCGGGGAATCGCTCGCCTGCCGCATCTACTATTCGGTGGGCGGCGGCTTCGTGGTGGACGAGCAGGCGACGGCGGGCGCGGATCCGCTGCGCGCGCAGAACGCCTCCGTGCCCCTGCCCTTCAAGTCCGCGGCGGAGCTGCTGGAGCACTGTGAGCGGGAGCGGCTGTCCATCAGCTCGGTGATGCTGCGCAACGAGCTGGCGACGCGAAGCGAGGAGGACATCCGCGCGGGGCTCCTGCGCATCTGGGCGGTGATGCAGGCGTGCGTGACGCGCGGGTGCACCACGGGCGGCATCCTGCCCGGCGGCCTGAAGGTGGAGCGGCGCGCGGCAGCGATGTACCAGCGGCTCCTCAGCCGGCCGGAAGCCGGGCTCACCAACCCGCTGACGGTGCTGGACTGGGTGAACCTGTACGCGCTCGCGGTGAACGAGGAGAACGCGGCGGGCGGGCGCGTCGTCACCGCGCCCACCAACGGCGCGGCGGGCATCATCCCGGCGGTGCTGCACTACTACTGGCGCTTCGTGCCGGGGGCGAACGCGGACGGCGTGGTGCGCTTCCTGCTCACGGCGGGGGCCATTGGCGCGCTCTACAAGGAGAACGCGTCCATCAGCGGCGCGGAGGTGGGCTGCCAGGGCGAGGTGGGCAGCGCGTGCTCCATGGCGGCCGGGGCGCTGGCGGAGGTGCTGGGCGGCACGCCGTTGCAGGTGGAGAACGCGGCGGAGATCGCCATGGAGCACAACCTGGGGCTCACCTGCGACCCGATTGGCGGACTGGTGCAGGTGCCCTGCATCGAGCGCAACGCGATGGCGTCCGTGAAGGCCATCAACGCCGTGCGCATGGCGCTGTCCGGCGACGGGCGGCACTTCGTGAGCCTGGACAAGGTCATCAAGACGATGCGCGACACCGGCCGCGACATGAAGGACAAGTACAAGGAGACCGCGCGCGGCGGCCTCGCGGTCAACGTCCTGGAGGTCGCGAACCTCAGCGTCGGCCTGCCGGAGTGCTGA
- a CDS encoding heavy metal translocating P-type ATPase gives MSEQKKSGSRFGALNIKGLKEAQPGGNAVQRHVHGPGCDHDHGHDDHGHDHHGHDHGHAHAHGEPHVHGPSCSHGHDHGHDHHGHAHSQRVIRPPAHRPAEGGGAALQLDLEGTLPGETDDQGRFERLEAALEAQHGITDVHLRRDAGHAEVCIHYQPSLVSVSKLVTLAQKTGAQVAARYLHHTWFVRGMDSADAAQVIEHAVSRMKGVLTASVAYASERLVIEYDKEELKLPDVEARVKALGYGLEVPMAGHACSHHAHGGGLAPLLELPLVVASGVLLAAGFVVEHFALAPPLVATVLWALSMASGGFFAIRGSVQSIAQLRIDIETMMVVAAVGAAVLGAWFEGAFLLFLFSAGHALEHRAMDKARRSIEALGQLRPEVARVRRGSEVVEVPVADVARGERIVVRPGDRVPLDGIIREGKSSLDQAAITGESMPVARKPGDEVFSGTINCEAALEVEVTRLSSESVLARVVDMVAQAEAQKGKRQRFAQRLERTVAPLVMAAAVLFPVVLVLTGTPMKEAVLRAVGLLVAASPCALAISTPSAVLSAVASAARGGVLIKGGIYLELLSGIRAVAFDKTGTLTVGRPRLLTTWAAPGVTREELLGTAAGVEALSAHPLARAVVDGAAEARVAVPAGRDLEAIHGQGIRAKVGDDAVEVGSVALFAGEALPPEVTAEVTRLEEAGQTTMVVRRAGRYLGVLGVADTLRGGARQVVQALKAGGIERTVMLSGDNALVARSIAQQVGLDEAKAPLMPADKVTAVKDLGRTHPVAMVGDGVNDAPALAAAAVGVAMGGAGSDAALETADVVLMSDDLAKLPFALELSRRATAVMKQNLVIALGVSAVLVIAAVLGLTRISQAVVLHEGSTLLVVFNGLRLLAFRPKAPASPPQPATGPQPAAG, from the coding sequence ATGTCGGAGCAGAAGAAGAGCGGGTCGCGGTTCGGCGCGTTGAACATCAAGGGCCTCAAGGAGGCGCAACCCGGCGGCAACGCCGTGCAGCGCCACGTCCACGGCCCGGGGTGCGACCACGACCACGGGCATGACGACCACGGCCATGACCATCACGGTCATGACCACGGGCACGCGCATGCGCACGGTGAGCCCCACGTGCACGGCCCCTCCTGCTCCCATGGCCACGACCACGGGCATGACCACCATGGACATGCCCACTCCCAGCGCGTCATCCGTCCGCCGGCCCACCGTCCGGCGGAAGGGGGCGGCGCCGCGCTCCAGCTGGATTTGGAGGGCACGCTGCCGGGAGAGACGGACGACCAGGGCCGCTTCGAGCGGCTGGAGGCGGCCCTGGAAGCGCAGCACGGCATCACCGACGTGCACCTGCGCCGCGACGCGGGCCACGCGGAGGTGTGCATCCACTACCAGCCGTCACTGGTGAGCGTGTCGAAGCTGGTGACGCTCGCGCAGAAGACGGGGGCGCAGGTGGCCGCGCGCTACCTGCACCACACCTGGTTCGTGCGCGGGATGGACTCCGCGGACGCGGCCCAGGTCATCGAGCACGCGGTGTCCCGGATGAAAGGCGTGCTCACCGCCAGCGTCGCGTACGCCAGCGAGCGCCTGGTCATCGAATACGACAAGGAAGAGCTGAAGCTGCCGGACGTGGAGGCCCGGGTGAAGGCGCTCGGGTACGGGCTGGAAGTGCCCATGGCGGGCCACGCCTGTTCGCACCACGCGCACGGCGGAGGCCTGGCGCCGCTCCTGGAGCTGCCCCTGGTGGTCGCCTCCGGCGTGCTGCTGGCGGCGGGCTTCGTGGTGGAGCACTTCGCGCTGGCGCCGCCGCTGGTGGCCACGGTGCTCTGGGCGCTGTCCATGGCGAGCGGCGGCTTCTTCGCCATCCGGGGCTCGGTGCAGTCCATCGCGCAGCTGCGCATCGACATCGAGACGATGATGGTCGTGGCCGCGGTGGGCGCGGCGGTGCTCGGCGCGTGGTTCGAGGGCGCGTTCCTGCTCTTCCTCTTCAGCGCGGGCCATGCGCTGGAGCACCGGGCCATGGACAAGGCGCGCCGCTCCATCGAAGCGCTGGGCCAGCTGCGCCCGGAGGTGGCGCGCGTGCGCCGGGGCTCGGAGGTGGTGGAGGTGCCGGTGGCGGACGTGGCGCGCGGCGAGCGCATCGTCGTGCGTCCGGGCGACCGCGTCCCGCTGGACGGCATCATCCGCGAGGGCAAGAGCTCCCTGGACCAGGCGGCCATCACCGGCGAGTCCATGCCGGTGGCGCGCAAGCCGGGCGACGAGGTGTTCTCCGGCACCATCAACTGCGAGGCGGCGCTGGAGGTGGAGGTGACGCGCCTGTCGTCGGAGTCCGTGCTGGCGCGCGTGGTGGACATGGTGGCGCAGGCGGAGGCGCAGAAGGGCAAGCGGCAGCGCTTCGCCCAGCGCCTGGAGCGCACCGTGGCGCCGCTCGTCATGGCGGCGGCGGTGCTGTTTCCGGTGGTGCTGGTGCTGACGGGCACGCCGATGAAGGAAGCGGTGCTGCGCGCGGTGGGGTTGCTGGTGGCCGCGTCGCCGTGCGCGCTCGCCATCTCCACGCCGTCCGCCGTCCTCTCCGCGGTGGCGTCCGCCGCGCGCGGCGGCGTGCTCATCAAGGGCGGCATCTACCTGGAGCTCCTGAGCGGCATCCGCGCCGTCGCCTTCGACAAGACGGGCACGCTCACCGTGGGCCGCCCCCGGCTGCTCACGACGTGGGCCGCGCCGGGCGTGACGCGCGAGGAGCTGCTGGGCACCGCCGCGGGAGTGGAGGCGCTGTCCGCGCACCCGCTGGCCAGGGCGGTGGTGGACGGCGCCGCCGAGGCGCGCGTCGCCGTGCCCGCGGGCCGCGACCTGGAGGCCATCCACGGCCAGGGCATCCGCGCGAAGGTGGGCGACGACGCGGTGGAGGTGGGCAGCGTGGCCCTCTTCGCGGGCGAGGCCCTTCCCCCGGAGGTCACCGCCGAGGTGACGCGGCTGGAGGAGGCGGGCCAGACGACGATGGTGGTGCGCCGCGCGGGCCGCTACCTGGGCGTGCTGGGCGTGGCGGACACGCTGCGCGGCGGCGCGAGGCAGGTGGTGCAGGCGCTCAAGGCGGGCGGCATCGAGCGCACGGTGATGCTCTCCGGCGACAACGCGCTCGTGGCCCGCTCCATCGCGCAGCAGGTGGGCCTGGACGAGGCGAAGGCGCCGCTGATGCCCGCGGACAAGGTGACGGCGGTGAAGGACCTGGGCCGCACGCACCCGGTGGCCATGGTGGGCGACGGCGTCAACGACGCGCCCGCGCTGGCCGCCGCCGCCGTGGGCGTGGCCATGGGCGGCGCCGGCAGCGACGCGGCGCTGGAGACCGCGGACGTGGTGCTGATGAGCGACGACCTGGCGAAGCTGCCCTTCGCGCTGGAGCTGTCCCGGCGCGCCACCGCCGTGATGAAGCAGAACCTGGTCATCGCGCTGGGCGTGAGCGCGGTGCTCGTCATCGCCGCCGTGCTGGGCCTCACGCGCATCAGCCAGGCGGTGGTCCTCCACGAGGGCAGCACGCTGCTCGTCGTCTTCAACGGCCTGCGGCTGCTCGCCTTCCGGCCGAAGGCGCCCGCCTCGCCGCCCCAGCCCGCCACGGGCCCGCAGCCCGCCGCCGGTTAG
- a CDS encoding VWA domain-containing protein, whose amino-acid sequence MAGHEVINRPFSDVHRMGNKVVATLLHDPTVEGLDVALYMDGSASMENAYGPRGILAKLAPVKNQVEPQMQWMLEYLANKDRDGKVRVTYWASGDGTQLEVVGDLTGPEAKGYRFPGPRSYGKATVMLPVLRDFVAHIKQQVGEGAKRGLAVIITDSQINDAHDVTAYATQVAKEIASGRLPRINFVFMGVGEQVDEEQMEEISHTTYPGVGHLWCHRIADRMEEMAELVAVLVDETMTVAAGGTIYDEQGKVLKVYEGRLPAVLEFEVPPACKRFTLEVAGQRFDQPVPEEHGDEDPHDEDEDEAPKAEAPPPAAAPSHSRRGHRH is encoded by the coding sequence ATGGCCGGCCACGAAGTCATCAACCGCCCCTTCTCCGACGTCCACCGGATGGGCAACAAGGTCGTCGCGACGCTGTTGCACGACCCCACCGTGGAGGGCCTGGACGTGGCCCTCTACATGGACGGCTCCGCGAGCATGGAGAACGCGTACGGGCCGCGCGGCATCCTGGCGAAGCTCGCCCCGGTGAAGAACCAGGTCGAGCCGCAGATGCAGTGGATGCTGGAGTACCTGGCCAACAAGGACCGGGACGGCAAGGTGCGCGTCACCTACTGGGCCTCGGGCGACGGCACCCAGCTGGAGGTGGTGGGCGACCTCACGGGCCCGGAGGCCAAGGGCTACCGCTTCCCCGGACCGCGCTCCTACGGCAAGGCCACGGTGATGCTGCCGGTGCTGCGCGACTTCGTGGCGCACATCAAGCAGCAGGTGGGCGAAGGCGCCAAGCGGGGCCTGGCGGTCATCATCACGGACTCGCAGATCAACGACGCCCATGACGTGACGGCCTACGCCACCCAGGTGGCAAAGGAGATCGCCTCCGGCCGCCTGCCTCGCATCAACTTCGTCTTCATGGGCGTGGGCGAGCAGGTGGACGAGGAGCAGATGGAGGAGATCTCCCACACCACCTACCCCGGCGTGGGCCACCTGTGGTGCCACCGCATCGCGGACCGCATGGAGGAGATGGCGGAGCTGGTCGCCGTGCTGGTGGACGAGACCATGACCGTCGCCGCCGGCGGCACCATCTACGACGAGCAGGGCAAGGTGCTGAAGGTCTACGAGGGCCGCCTGCCCGCGGTGCTGGAGTTCGAGGTGCCCCCGGCGTGCAAGCGCTTCACGCTGGAGGTCGCCGGCCAGCGCTTCGACCAGCCCGTCCCCGAGGAGCATGGGGACGAGGACCCCCACGACGAGGACGAGGACGAGGCCCCCAAGGCCGAAGCCCCGCCCCCGGCCGCCGCGCCCTCGCACTCACGCCGCGGACACCGCCACTAG
- a CDS encoding vWA domain-containing protein, giving the protein MGHEKPIEPFSDLHREGDRVRAVLLHDPTVEGLDMAIYMDASGSMKEEYAYKTQQRTFLEWLRGAPMKEASNDVEPQVRWMLEYLATKDRNGLLRVAYWASGTNGRQVEVVGELKGTDVKQYKFPGAKQLGGFTYLEPALRDYVKYLEEQVKVGAKRGCAIIVTDGRLHDAEAVEKFSEEVAKKIAAGRLPRINFVLVGVGDDIDEEQLEHIAHAEFPGVGHLWCHRIAKEITQVAELVAVLVDENMTVAAGGTIYDDKGKVLKTYEGRLPAVLEFDVPEEAKSFTLEVNGQRYTQPLPDEEHHDEDEDEDHH; this is encoded by the coding sequence ATGGGACACGAGAAGCCGATCGAGCCGTTTTCGGACCTGCACCGCGAAGGGGACCGCGTGCGCGCGGTGCTGCTGCACGACCCCACGGTGGAAGGCCTGGACATGGCCATCTACATGGACGCGTCCGGCAGCATGAAGGAGGAGTACGCCTACAAGACGCAGCAGCGCACGTTCCTGGAGTGGCTGCGCGGCGCGCCGATGAAGGAGGCCTCCAACGACGTGGAGCCGCAGGTGCGGTGGATGCTGGAGTACCTGGCCACCAAGGACCGCAACGGCCTCTTGCGCGTGGCCTACTGGGCCAGTGGCACCAACGGCCGCCAGGTGGAGGTCGTGGGTGAGCTCAAGGGCACCGACGTGAAGCAGTACAAGTTCCCCGGCGCGAAGCAGCTGGGCGGCTTCACGTACCTGGAGCCCGCGCTGCGCGACTACGTGAAGTACCTGGAGGAGCAGGTGAAGGTGGGCGCCAAGCGCGGCTGCGCCATCATCGTCACCGACGGCCGCCTCCACGACGCGGAGGCGGTGGAGAAGTTCTCCGAGGAGGTGGCGAAGAAGATCGCCGCGGGCCGTCTGCCGCGTATCAACTTCGTGCTGGTGGGCGTGGGCGACGACATCGACGAGGAGCAGCTGGAGCACATCGCCCACGCGGAGTTCCCGGGCGTGGGGCACCTGTGGTGCCACCGCATCGCGAAGGAGATCACCCAGGTCGCGGAGCTGGTCGCCGTGCTGGTGGACGAGAACATGACCGTCGCCGCCGGCGGCACCATCTACGACGACAAGGGCAAGGTGCTGAAGACGTACGAGGGCCGCCTGCCCGCGGTGCTGGAGTTCGACGTGCCGGAAGAGGCCAAGAGCTTCACGCTGGAGGTGAATGGCCAGCGCTACACCCAGCCGCTCCCCGACGAAGAGCACCACGACGAGGACGAAGACGAGGACCACCACTGA
- a CDS encoding VOC family protein: MRSFVKLLVTDAQASVRFYEGLGFERIASEPPILRLQWGGESDVYLVSHPSSLKLEGRKGMGVLVGFRAGSDGVDAVAAKAAALGAPVEGPATQPWYTREIVVTDPDGYRLNFIEPA, translated from the coding sequence ATGCGGTCGTTCGTGAAGCTGCTGGTGACGGATGCCCAGGCCTCCGTGCGCTTCTATGAGGGCCTCGGCTTCGAACGCATCGCGTCGGAACCTCCCATCCTCCGCCTCCAGTGGGGCGGCGAGTCGGACGTGTACCTCGTGAGCCACCCTTCAAGCCTGAAACTGGAGGGACGAAAGGGCATGGGCGTGCTCGTGGGCTTCCGCGCGGGCTCGGACGGCGTGGACGCGGTGGCCGCGAAGGCGGCGGCGCTGGGGGCGCCGGTGGAAGGGCCGGCCACGCAGCCCTGGTACACCCGCGAAATCGTCGTCACGGACCCGGACGGCTACCGGCTCAACTTCATCGAGCCCGCCTGA
- a CDS encoding TPM domain-containing protein, translating to MVKAVLLTLLVPMLVLAAVPSITRPVMDPQGMLTPQETEVVSRALVDLRAQKQVQMAVLLVDTTDGQPIEDYAEAVFREWKGGEAGRDNGLLLVIARGDRRSRLEVGYGLESSLTDGEATDLLHAQGPLLREGRFEPALLAIIAGVREQVSPENLPSPGAASTSWTRFESRMFLLALFVTAYVVARLLLQLQVSGLRDAKNSVLAAMVVALPSAALVSIGWSGPHSPVFILVAYGALVGLFFCGWSLLQRKQTLWGLLLLILPMWSALVGPLRSHEPLLELSDFFRWIVLGSLLSVPASIPVLFVGLIIYRVLRNQRPLVDWGSSGSGGSSSSSDWTVSASSSSYDSSSSSWSSSSSSDSSSSSSDWGGGGGSSGGGGGSDSW from the coding sequence ATGGTGAAGGCCGTCCTGCTGACGTTGCTGGTTCCCATGCTGGTCCTGGCCGCCGTTCCCTCCATCACGCGGCCGGTGATGGATCCACAGGGGATGTTGACGCCTCAGGAGACGGAAGTCGTCTCCCGCGCCCTGGTGGACCTGCGCGCCCAGAAGCAGGTGCAGATGGCGGTGCTGCTGGTGGACACCACCGACGGTCAGCCCATCGAGGACTACGCGGAGGCGGTCTTCCGCGAATGGAAGGGCGGGGAGGCGGGCCGGGACAACGGCCTCCTGCTCGTCATCGCGCGCGGAGACCGGCGCTCACGATTGGAGGTGGGCTACGGGCTGGAGTCGTCGCTGACGGATGGCGAGGCCACCGACCTGCTGCACGCGCAGGGCCCGCTGCTGCGCGAGGGACGGTTCGAACCCGCGCTGCTCGCCATCATCGCGGGCGTGCGTGAGCAGGTGTCCCCGGAGAACCTCCCGAGCCCCGGCGCCGCGAGTACGTCCTGGACGCGGTTCGAGTCGCGCATGTTCCTCCTGGCCCTGTTCGTGACGGCGTACGTGGTGGCGCGGCTGCTGCTCCAGCTCCAGGTCTCGGGTCTCCGGGACGCGAAGAACTCCGTGCTGGCGGCGATGGTGGTGGCGCTGCCATCGGCCGCGCTCGTCTCAATCGGCTGGTCCGGCCCCCACTCTCCGGTGTTCATCCTCGTCGCGTATGGCGCGCTGGTGGGCCTGTTCTTCTGCGGGTGGAGCCTGCTCCAGCGGAAGCAGACCCTGTGGGGCCTGCTGCTGCTCATCCTCCCCATGTGGAGCGCGCTGGTCGGCCCGCTCCGGTCCCATGAGCCCCTTCTCGAGCTGTCGGACTTCTTCCGGTGGATCGTGTTGGGCTCCCTCCTCTCGGTCCCCGCCTCCATCCCGGTCCTGTTCGTCGGGCTGATAATCTACCGGGTGCTCCGGAACCAACGTCCCCTGGTGGACTGGGGCTCCTCTGGCTCGGGCGGGAGCTCCTCGTCGTCGGATTGGACCGTCAGCGCCTCGTCGTCGAGCTACGACTCATCGAGCTCCAGTTGGTCGTCTTCCTCCAGCAGTGATTCCTCCAGCTCCTCGTCGGACTGGGGTGGCGGTGGCGGGTCGTCCGGCGGCGGTGGCGGCAGCGACTCCTGGTAG
- a CDS encoding AI-2E family transporter, with product MKASRKGVPVYVPPRTVWSVGAQVVLLVLLGTALQRLGPVLTLLAVALLLGLAAEPVVRRLQSWGLRRGLGVALIALTLLGIIGLLILTLVPLLVEQLQHLVQAAPGFLTELTQAPWVRKLDEHFGVLSHPQDAFNMEPGVLAKPLITVLSSTVELMGAGITVLALAVFGLLFGQDLYASILGWVRPRSRARVRRVVGRMREAVGNYLVGTLLIVSVGGAFTAIMSLALGVPYFLPLGLVAMVLGLIPYIGSVITALLVTVTTLASVGSKRAIIALAVFMVYQQLESHLLSPLVQRRAIKMNPLLISLVALVGGTVAGLLGVILAVPAAAAGQVLLTEVQRERRKMWRREHRLAKALPSGLGNVDEALLAGPLATPGNEARRAPPSDSGHPGTPH from the coding sequence ATGAAGGCTTCGCGCAAGGGCGTTCCCGTCTACGTGCCGCCCCGGACGGTGTGGTCGGTCGGGGCCCAGGTGGTGTTGCTCGTGCTGCTGGGCACGGCCCTCCAACGGCTTGGGCCCGTGCTCACGCTGCTGGCCGTGGCGCTGCTGCTGGGGCTCGCGGCGGAGCCCGTCGTGCGGCGCTTGCAGTCCTGGGGGCTGCGCCGCGGATTGGGCGTGGCGCTCATCGCGCTGACCCTGCTGGGCATCATCGGGCTGCTCATCCTCACGCTGGTGCCGCTGCTGGTGGAGCAGCTCCAGCATCTGGTGCAGGCGGCGCCGGGCTTCCTCACGGAGCTGACGCAGGCGCCCTGGGTGCGGAAGCTGGATGAGCACTTCGGCGTGCTGTCGCACCCGCAGGACGCCTTCAACATGGAGCCCGGCGTGCTGGCCAAGCCGCTCATCACCGTGCTGTCGTCCACGGTGGAGTTGATGGGCGCGGGCATCACCGTGCTGGCGCTGGCCGTGTTCGGCCTGCTCTTCGGCCAGGACCTCTACGCGAGCATCCTGGGCTGGGTGCGCCCCCGCAGCCGGGCTCGCGTGCGCCGCGTGGTGGGCCGGATGCGCGAGGCGGTGGGCAACTACCTCGTCGGCACGCTGCTCATCGTCAGCGTGGGCGGTGCCTTCACGGCCATCATGTCCCTGGCGCTGGGCGTGCCGTACTTCCTGCCGCTCGGCCTGGTGGCGATGGTGCTGGGGCTCATCCCGTACATCGGCAGCGTCATCACCGCGCTGCTGGTGACGGTCACGACGCTGGCGTCGGTGGGGTCGAAGCGCGCGATCATCGCGCTGGCGGTGTTCATGGTCTACCAGCAGCTCGAGTCCCACCTGCTGAGCCCGCTGGTGCAGCGGCGGGCCATCAAGATGAACCCGTTGCTCATCTCCCTGGTGGCGCTGGTGGGCGGCACCGTCGCGGGGCTCCTGGGCGTCATCCTCGCGGTGCCGGCGGCGGCGGCGGGGCAGGTGTTGCTCACGGAGGTGCAGCGCGAGCGGCGCAAGATGTGGCGGCGCGAGCATCGCCTCGCGAAGGCCCTGCCTTCGGGCCTGGGGAACGTGGACGAGGCACTGTTGGCGGGTCCACTCGCGACGCCGGGGAATGAAGCGCGGCGTGCGCCCCCGTCGGACTCCGGGCATCCTGGGACGCCGCACTGA
- the rpiA gene encoding ribose-5-phosphate isomerase RpiA — translation MTSDESVSASFKRAAAERAVDFIQPGMVVGLGTGSTAAYAVRRLGALLSAGTLKDVVGVPTSRATEALAASLGVPLTTLDVHPVVDLTIDGADEVSPDLSLIKGGGGALLREKVVAQASRREIIVVDAPKLSPRLGTKWPVPVEVLPFGWRSQALFLESLGARVVPRLALDGAPYHTDQGNVVLDCDFGPIADPAALAVKLESRAGVMAHGLFLNLATDLVVAGPEGITHRVRGA, via the coding sequence ATGACTTCCGACGAGAGTGTTTCGGCTTCCTTCAAGCGCGCCGCGGCGGAGCGCGCGGTGGACTTCATCCAGCCGGGCATGGTGGTGGGGCTGGGCACGGGCAGCACGGCCGCGTACGCGGTGCGGCGGCTGGGCGCGCTGCTCTCCGCTGGGACACTGAAGGACGTGGTGGGCGTGCCCACGTCGCGCGCGACCGAGGCCCTGGCCGCGTCGCTGGGTGTGCCGCTCACCACGCTGGACGTGCACCCGGTGGTGGATCTCACCATCGACGGCGCGGACGAGGTGTCGCCGGACCTGTCGCTCATCAAGGGCGGCGGCGGGGCGCTCCTGCGCGAGAAGGTGGTGGCGCAGGCCAGCCGCCGGGAGATCATCGTGGTGGACGCGCCCAAGCTGTCGCCCCGGCTGGGCACGAAGTGGCCGGTGCCGGTGGAGGTGCTGCCCTTCGGCTGGCGTTCGCAGGCGCTGTTCCTGGAGTCGCTGGGCGCGCGCGTGGTGCCGAGGCTGGCGCTGGACGGAGCGCCGTACCACACGGATCAGGGCAACGTGGTGCTGGACTGTGACTTCGGTCCCATCGCTGACCCGGCGGCGCTGGCCGTGAAGCTGGAGTCCCGCGCCGGGGTGATGGCGCACGGCCTGTTCCTGAACCTGGCCACCGACCTGGTGGTGGCCGGACCCGAAGGCATCACCCACCGCGTCCGGGGCGCGTGA
- a CDS encoding nucleotidyltransferase family protein produces MTVAVVVLAAGGSSRLGQPKQLLRHEGTSLVRRAARNALDASPVVVVVLGARRDDVASELDGLTVRCVDNPEWALGQGSSLRVGLRALPPDVDGAVLMLCDQLRVDAAHLRSLISTFERTHAPIVASAYAGTRGVPALFSRALFPELEALPPTGGARGLIARDPSRVVEVALPGGEEDVDTAEDALRLTRPGRGG; encoded by the coding sequence ATGACCGTGGCCGTGGTGGTGCTCGCCGCGGGTGGTTCTTCGCGGCTGGGGCAGCCCAAGCAACTGCTTCGCCATGAGGGCACGTCGCTGGTGCGGCGCGCGGCACGGAACGCCCTGGACGCGAGTCCGGTGGTGGTCGTCGTGCTCGGTGCGCGGCGTGACGACGTCGCCTCGGAGCTGGACGGGCTCACCGTGCGGTGCGTGGACAATCCGGAGTGGGCGCTGGGTCAGGGCTCGTCCCTGCGCGTGGGCCTGCGGGCGCTGCCCCCGGACGTGGACGGCGCCGTCCTGATGCTCTGCGACCAGCTCCGCGTGGACGCGGCCCACCTGCGCTCGCTCATCTCCACGTTCGAGCGTACGCACGCGCCCATCGTCGCCTCCGCCTACGCGGGCACCCGGGGCGTCCCTGCCCTCTTCTCCCGCGCCCTCTTCCCCGAACTGGAGGCCCTCCCTCCCACGGGCGGCGCTCGCGGGCTCATTGCCCGGGACCCGTCGCGCGTCGTGGAGGTTGCGCTGCCCGGCGGCGAGGAGGACGTGGACACCGCCGAGGACGCCCTGCGCCTCACGCGCCCCGGACGCGGTGGGTGA